A genome region from Eriocheir sinensis breed Jianghai 21 unplaced genomic scaffold, ASM2467909v1 Scaffold1361, whole genome shotgun sequence includes the following:
- the LOC126989887 gene encoding uncharacterized protein LOC126989887 has protein sequence MESRSERYTPPASPAAPCLRVLQWNVQGLQPKRHEVLQAIFQEGLDVVLLQETLTPADFTRRVAGYTLHSLPATGEGGRGCVTLVRSAIPHRRITAPVHCGDGVETLAVELQLGALSLTVYNIYRSQRHQLEAGELLGLAAHSIRLPTNAAGRHLAVLLEDSPHVRLLNTGEATHVLGGRLDLTFVSRDLTPGARWQVYPTLTSDHYGITITTPAPPPPPPRWNIRVPDWVRFRATLEEWWADYQPPLDLHQQERDLTAAMERTADASIPRSAATRRQRPSWWFYNEEVSLRAKEKKWLEWCASFNQHTPLGQLWRNLRTTSGYPAPRPAAHPHPRQEAERLVDTFTTRASSDQLPARTRCLQEQLRPQRERAVTEASKEPDVTDIPFTQQELARAKRGRDTAAGADGVTYSMLAHAGPAGDAALLALLNASWRAGRLPPAWKQADIQPIPKPREPTKLRPISLPSCTGKTAERMVLSRLQWRAGDIHHNVFGFARGLSTAGSITTLLARTNNRPTIAVFLDLRIPREEGDSRKTARLAPGLPPTPPGQS, from the exons ATGGAGAGCCGCAGTGAGCGGTAcactcctcctgcttcccctgcgGCGCCCTGTCTGAGGGTGCTGCAGTGGAACGTGCAGGGCCTGCAACCCAAGCGTCACGAGGTGCTGCAGGCCATCTTTCAGGAGGGGCTGGACGTGGTGCTGCTGCAGGAGACCCTCACGCCGGCCGACTTCACGCGGCGAGTAGCTGGCTACACCCTCCACTCGCTCCCTGCCACCGGTGAGGGGGGCCGTGGCTGTGTCACCCTCGTCAGGAGCGCCATCCCTCACCGCAGGATCACCGCCCCCGTGCACTGCGGGGACGGCGTGGAGACCCTGGCGGTGGAGCTCCAGCTGGGAGCGCTCTCTCTCACTGTATACAACATCTACAGGAGCCAGCGACACCAGCTGGAGGCAGGGGAGCTGCTCGGCCTCGCCGCGCACTCAA TCCGTCTCCCCACCAACGCCGCGGGCCGCCACCTGGCCGTCTTGCTGGAGGACAGCCCGCACGTCCGCCTCCTTAACACCGGGGAGGCCACTCACGTCCTGGGGGGCCGCCTCGACCTCACCTTCGTCTCGCGCGACCTGACACCCGGTGCTCGCTGGCAGGTGTACCCAACGCTCACCAGCGACCACTACGGGATCACCATTACCACACCAgcacccccacctcccccaccaaGGTGGAACATCAGGGTACCGGACTGGGTCAGGTTTCGGGCAACCCTCGAGGAGTGGTGGGCAGATTACCAGCCTCCCTTGGACCTGCACCAACAGGAGAGGGACCTGACTGCTGCAATGGAGAGGACAGCAGACGCATCCATCCCCAGGAGCGCCGCCACCCGCCGCCAGCGCCCCAGTTGGTGGTTCTACAACGAGGAG GTGTCCTTACGAGCCAAAGAGAAGAAGTGGCTGGAGTGGTGCGCTTCCTTCAACCAGCACACCCCCCTCGGCCAGCTGTGGCGCAACCTGAGGACTACTTCGGGATATCCCGCGCCCCGCCCGGCAGCCCACCCTCATCCCCGCCAGGAGGCAGAGCGGCTGGTTGACACTTTTACCACGAGGGCCTCCAGCGACCAGCTACCAGCTCGCACACGTTGCCTCCAGGAACAGCTCCGACCGCAGCGTGAGAGGGCAGTCACGGAAGCAAGCAAAGAGCCTGATGTGACAGACATCCCCTTCACCCAACAGGAGCTTGCCAGAGCCAAGAGAGGACGGGACACGGCCGCGGGGGCAGACGGCGTGACATACTCCATGCTGGCTCACGCCGGGCCAGCTGGGGACGCCGCGCTCCTGGCCCTGCTCAACGCGTCATGGCGGGCGGGCCGCCTGCCGCCCGCCTGGAAGCAGGCTGACATTCAGCCCATCCCCAAGCCGAGGGAGCCCACTAAGCTGAGGCCTATCTCCCTCCCCAGCTGCACTGGCAAAACAGCCGAGAGGATGGTGCTGTCCCGCCTGCAATGGCGCGCCGGGGACATCCACCACAACGTGTTCGGGTTCGCCAGGGGCCTGAGCACGGCGGGCAGCATCACCACTTTGCTGGCCCGCACCAACAACCGGCCCACCATCGCAGTCTTCCTCGACCTTCGCATCCCTCGTGAGGAAGGGGATTCGAGGAAGACTGCTCGCCTGGCTCCTGGACTACCTCCAACACCGCCGGGCCAGAGTTAG
- the LOC126989888 gene encoding mediator of RNA polymerase II transcription subunit 15-like — translation MPELREKAPRVEPAVSGATQEHQQQRQQQQHRRRQQQQQQGPCGRPQQQGARRFAPAPQPTMPAWGINRPSLGNPTQHGVWSGGRKQPAGSSPAPANASPSTLHPPPLTPRPQKRRDRRRGHRTQPSGDPPTEEPSAQRIAPPQDRPTNNTARGDSDTTLSEETRTVLNTILVRVV, via the coding sequence ATGCCCGAACTGCGGGAAAAAGCACCACGCGTGGAACCCGCAGTGTCCGGAGCGACTCAggagcaccagcagcagcggcagcagcagcagcatcggcggcggcagcagcaacaacagcagggaCCATGTGGGCGCCCCCAGCAACAAGGTGCTCGCAGGTTTGCTCCCGCGCCCCAACCAACTATGCCGGCATGGGGGATTAACCGCCCGTCCCTCGGGAACCCCACCCAGCATGGAGTCTGGTCAGGCGGGAGGAAGCAGCCAGCAGGGAGCAGTCCGGCCCCCGCCAATGCCTCACCCAGCACcctgcacccccctcccctcacccctcgacCTCAGAAGAGGAGGGACAGGCGACGCGGACACCGCACCCAGCCGAGTGGTGACCCGCCCACCGAGGAGCCCTCCGCGCAGCGCATAGCCCCACCACAAGACAGGCCCACCAACAACACCGCGAGGGGCGACAGCGACACCACCCTCAGCGAGGAGACGCGCACCGTCCTCAACACCATCCTCGTGCGCGTGGTGTAG